Genomic DNA from Rhodothermus sp.:
TAAGCCAACAGCGCCTCCTCCAGCAAACGACTCACCGCCTGACGCTCCAACCGCTTGCCCACCCGAAATGCCTCCTGGCGTCGCACATAGCCCACCACAAAGCGCGTCAGGCGTTCCTGCTCTTCGACCAGTGCTCGGCGAAAGCGCGAGGGGTCCAGCGCTGCTTCCTGGTTCGGCGTTGGCGTCCAGCCTTCGCATCCGGACAGGCCCACCAGCAGCGCGAAAAGTCCGAGGATAATGACCGGGTGTCTGTAGCGCGCATGAGCTCTTCGGTTCATGACGTGGACGGGTTTGGTGTGGGAAATGTGCTGCCGGAACGATAAGTCTTTTTTTTAGCGCAAGCGCTTTGTATTAAGATTATGTAAATAAGAGATGATTGCATTTATCCTCATCATGGATAGTTGTTATTGATCATTTTGATCATTCGCCCGGAATCAAAAGCAGGCATGTAATTGGAGCAGAGCAGTACACTGATGTTATAGAAAAAACGAGTTATGCATTTATGTTTTCGTATGCTGGATAGCTCTCGGAAGTTACTTCTTCTGGTAGACAAGCATCTCTTCCAACTCCAGAGATGATTGGTCAGATCGATAGCTCGAGTCGATAGCGACAACGCAAAAAGAGGAAGCTTGGGGCTTTCATGTCAGCGCGTTCACCCAATCCTCGTTCGGTCTGCAGAAATCCTGATACGAACCTTGCGGCGATATATGGTCTGCTATCATACCCTCAGAGGTCACTGCTTGGACAACTCATTTCACTGCCTTCGGTAACAGTCTCCCGTGGTAAGATCAATGCGCAAGCTTCCTATCCTCTATATTCCCTTTCTACCTCACAAAACCGAGCTCAGCAATACGAGATCGAGCACCAGAGTTGGAATCCTTTCCCAGACGGATCCGTTTGTATGCTATCTACCAACCTGTACAAAGACGAATGGGCGCCCGTCTGTTTCTGTTGTTCCTGATCGTACCGGCCTTGGAGCTGGCCCTGCTGCTGCAGATTGGCCGCTGGATCGGACTCTGGCCCACTATCGGGCTGATCTTCACCACGGCCCTGGCCGGTAGCTATCTGGCCCGTCGGGAAGGTCTGGCTACCTGGCGTGCTTTCCAGCAGCGACTGGCACAGGGACAGCTTCCAGGCCGCGAAATCATCGACGGGGTGCTCATTCTACTTGCCGGTGCCCTGTTGATCACACCGGGTGTGCTGACTGACCTGCTGGGGCTGTTTGGACTGCTACCGCTAACCCGTACCCGGATCCGACGCTATCTGGTTCACCGTCTGCAACAGGCCCTTTATCAGCGAGCAACGTTTTATATCTCTTTCAGTGGTTTTACGCCCCCGGACAACGCGCCTCCTATGCCCCCAAGATGGTCTGGTCAGCCGCGCGTTCGCCCACACTACCTCGAAGACAACGAACCCTGAGTAGCCAGGGCCGTTTCCAGCCGTTCAGCCAATTCGGTATCGACCTGTTGCCACCCTCCGGCTTCATACCAGTCGATCAGCGCCTGCGAAAGTGCCCGGGCATCCATCCCTTCAGCCCGCAGACGATCCCGCAGCGCCTGTGCCTCGGCAGGACGCGGTCCCCAGGTGAACAGCTCAGTGCCTTCCTCGGCAAAAGCCACCAGCTTGGGAATGCTTCGGGCGCCGCGTGTCAGGTACAGGTCCATGATATCCAGATTCTCATCGCGGCGAAGAATACGTAACTGGATCAGCGCATTGCGGCGAGATGCTTCGGCAATGATAGGCAGACTGTAAGCCGAATCGCCGCACCAGTCCTCGGTAAGCACCATCCAGCATTGTGGCCGATCAATGGCCCCCAGCACCTGCGCGAGACGCTCCGACATGCGGTAGGCATCGGTGACACGCCGGGCTCGCTCGTAATTGTACCGTCGATAGTACAGATAGCGCCGCGCCCGGGCGTCCAATCCGGCCAGCGGTTGCCTGAGCGCCTGTTCCCAAGCAGCTATATATGCTTCATAGGTCAGGCCTTCACATAAGCGCTGCTTGAGCTCTGGCCACCACATCACCCAAACTGAATAGCTATGCTTTACTGATAGCGGCGCTACTAACGCCTGCTCCCTGACTTCGTTCACCGAATGTCGCCTCTGACCTGCGTCTGCTCCAGTCAGACCGGTCGCATTGCCTTCTGCATTGCATCGGCGTTTTTGATACACCTGGCGGATCGTCCGCGACGCTGGCTTCGACAGCCTCCCCACCGGTACATCTCCTAAATTTAGCGCCAGGTAGGCATCTCGCGTGCTTCAGGTACTCTCAGAGCAAACGTCCCCTTCACTGAACCTGCCAGAACAATGCGCATGTGCTACACCCTGGGCACCTGGCTGCTCCTGCTTGCCACGCCGGTCCATGCCCAGACCTTCTTCTCGGCTATTTTGACACCGGAACAGGCAACCGGCACAGTTACCAGCGACGGCTATGGCACAGCGGCCCTGGCCCTGACCGACGAAGGGTTGCAGTTCGTGATCACCGTCGATGGGCTGACGGGCCCCATCCAGGCCGCCCATTTTCATCAGGCCCCTGCTGGACAGGACGGTCCGGTCGTCCGCACCCTCACGTTCAACGGCAACACCGCCTCCGGCGTCTGGCGCCCGACCGACGCAGAGCCGTTGACCGACGAGCTGATCACAGCCCTGTTACTGGGGCACCTCTACATTAACATTCACACAGCCCAGTACCCAGCCGGTGAAATCCGCGGACAGGTCCGCCTCAGCAGCGGAACCGCCCTGCACGCCGACCTTACCCCCGATCAGGAAACCGACAACGTCACGAGCGCAGCACGTGGCACGGCCTCGCTAACCCTTACCGGTGCCGGACTGGCTTACCAGGTCTCTGTAGAAGGCCTGACCGGTCCTATCCAGGCTGCCCACTTTCACTACGGTGCTGCTGGCGTGAGCGGACCGGTCGTGCACGGCATTACCTTTAGCAACAATACGGCGGCCGGCGTATGGACCGATTTACCGGATTCCCTTATCGTTGCGCTGCTGCTGGGCCGGCTCTACCTCAACATCCACACGGCCCAGTATCCGGCCGGCGAAATCCGCGGACAGGTATATCCGTCCAGCGGAGTCGGAGCCGTCGTTTCGCTCGACCCCATGCAGGAAACGGGCACGGTCACCAGCAACGGCCGGGGTACCGCATTTCTGGCGCTGACCGAAGCCGGGCTGGTCTTTCATATCACCGTAAGCGGGCTGACGGGCCCCATCCAGGCCGCCCACTTTCATCAAGCCCCTGCCGGACAGGACGGTCCAGTCGTTCGCACCCTCACGTTCGACGGTAACACTGCCTCCGGCGTCTGGCGCCCGACCGATGCAGAGCCGCTGACCGACGAGCTGATCCGTGAGCTGCTGGCCGGCAACATTTATCTCAACATCCACACGGCCCAGTATCCGGCTGGCGAAATCCGCGGACAGATCCGCCCGGGCCAGCTTGTACTGACGGCAGTGAAATCGCTCACGGGCGAACTACCTGCTACGTTGACGTTGGCCCCGAACTATCCGAATCCTTTCCGCGATCGCACAACCATTACGTTCGCACTACCGCAGGCCACCCGAGCCACACTGACGGTTTATAACCTGCTGGGACAGCGCGTTGCGACGCTGGTGGATGGACTACTTCCGGCCGGCCACTACCAGGTCGTGTTCGATGCCGCCGACCTGCCAGCCGGTCTCTATCAGTACCGGCTCGAAACGCCTCACGGAAGCCTGAGCCGCACATTCATGCACTTGCGCTAAGCTGCTTGCGCCGTTACTGCCTCCTGCACAATGCTTCAATGCTGATCACTGGCCTCCGATGCCTATGCATCGGGGGCTTTACGTTTAAGCTTCTGAAGAGTAGAACCCCATCAATACCAGGGCGAACTTGATTCCTTCACTATGGAAAAGAACATGTCAGGTTCAATACCAAGTAATTCTATGATCTCTCTGAGTAATTTCGTTTCATTTTTTGGAAATTCCAAAAAGCATCCTGCTGTACTATAGTGCGTTCGCTGCCATATCGTGATCAACAACACTGTCTTCGAAAATATCACCACCGTGGTACAGAAGAATCAGATACCAAAGTGGATGTCGGTAAAACATCCACGCTCGCAAATTCATCCTGTGGCGCAATTTAAATAGCGCCTATTAGCGTACGTCTGATCGGCCGTATTGCAGTTTTTTGGTGTTTCATGGAATTCAATGATCTTGGTATGATGGAACCGGAACGTTTGCTCCCAGCAGCGTTGCCCGAGCCTCAGGCGCTACCCCTGACCGAATCACCGGATTGGATCGCAGACGATGGCCTACTGCGTGACGAAGGAGTTATTGTGGGGCTTGCTCGGGGGAGCGATGCGTCCTCGGAAGATGAGGTTTCTCGATGGAAACTTGCAACAATCCGGGCTTATTACGAGGAACGTCGGGCACTGCTTAAGGCGCAACTGGAATCCGCGCGACAACGGTTGCGGCGACTCCAGGATGCCGAGGCAAGCTTGCACAAAGAGCTGACTCGGCACGAGGAGGCGTTGACTCTCCAGGACGAAATCGAAACCCGTTTGCCACTAACGGGCCGTAACCTGCTACTTGCTGGCACGCTGACGGTCGTCTGTGGGCTTACTCCTATCGTCCTGGCCACATTGCTACCTTCCGATCGCTTTGAATATCCTCTGACAACAGCTCTAGCGCTTAGCCTGTTTGGTATGTTTACCATATTTCAAGGCCGCTCTCTTCTAGTAGCAGCCGACCTCCGACTATCCGGTACACCGGCACGACCAGAGCGCTGGAAACTCTATCTGGTGGAAGTACTACCCCCGCTTTCAGTGGCCTTACTGATGGCTCTATTCGTTTATCAATCTGAGGCGGGATGGGCTCCTTCTCTGATCGTTGGTTTTCTCGTGTTGCTATTACTACTGATTCCAGGCCGTCTTCTGATGAGCCTCCTGGCCCGTGCTTTTCCTGAGCTGGCTGCGTGGTGGCGTCGGCTTTTGCACCACCGACGTCAGCGCCGGTACCACCGCAAGGAGGCAGAAAGTATTCGTCAGCGCCTGCAGGAGCTAACATACCAGCGCAAACAGCTCGAAGACGAAACGATCCCACAAATCGAGTGCGAGCTGGCACCGCTGGAAGCTCGATGCCGCTATAAGGAAGCGCTCTTCCGTTCCGAAATGGAGCTGGCATGCCAGCGCAATCGTCTTTATGCGCAGTACAAAGAAAACGGCCAAATTCCTGGGCTGAAAACTTCCTCGTAAAAAAACAGCTACTCCCAATGCGTTGGTCTTTTATTAGAAAGCTTTGGGCCCGCTTGACTTCCCAGCCGGAATCAGTTCCGTCGTCTTCCTTTGGAACGGACGTGTCTGACCCCCTCCAACCGCACCAGCAGGGACGCTATGATGGCGAACTTGCTGTCGAGCAAGAGGCTTTTTGCAAATTTGCAGCAGCGGCCACGAAGCGTGAGTATATCGAGGCACAGCTTGACGCGCTGCGCGCACAACACCAGCAGCTCCAGGAACAACTACAGGAGGTCGAAGCTGCTCATAGCAACGCGCAAGCGCTACCCGAGCAGGTGCAAATGCTCGAGCGCAATAGACAAGAAACCCATCAGCGACTTGAACAGTGCAGGCAGCAGCAAAAGGAGTGCGAGCAACGTCTGGAAGTGCTGCGTCACTCGCCTGAAGCCCCCTCTCTGGCCCAGGTGTTCATATACGGGCTGGCGGGTGTTGCCTTTCTGGTAGGGGACATTATCGTGTCGAAAGAAATCGTGGCCCAGGTGCTCTACTTGCCCGAGGAATACGAACGCTGGCTGTTCGCGGTAGGACTGGCTGCCCTTACGTTTGTTTTTAAAATAACGTATGACCGACTGATAGAATTGGCCTTCTGGCAACGCATTAAGAAGCGTTTTGAACGCACCATTCTGACTATCTCAGCGCTGACGCTGGTCACCATCATCGTTATGGGTATTCTACGCGCACAGGAAATTCAGCTACAACAATCGCTTCGAAATCGTGACCAGACGGTCTGGTCGCTGGAGGCAAATGCGCCGTCAGCTCCGCAGCCAGTCACAGGCCCAAGTGGTTTCTTATTGGCGATAGCGTTTGCCCTGTCGGGGGTAATGTTTGCAGTCGCCGGGGCAGTCTGCTTCACCACAGCGCATTCGTACGGGCGTGTTTACTTTCATCAGTACCGCCCACTCCGACGGAAACACAAACGGCTTTTGAAGCAAGAGCGCAAAATTGCTCGCCATCTGAAAATGCTGGAAGAGCAGGTAAGCGACGCGAAAGAAGCGCTTGCTCGCGCCCAGAGTGTCCTGGAACTGCACGAAACACCGGAGGTCCTGCGACAGCATCTTCAGACCATCGAAGCACGCATTGCCGAACAGGAGAAAGAACGAAGCGAACTGCTAGCAGAACAGCGCCGATACAGCTACCTGAATGGCTGGTTACGAGGGCAACAGGACCAGCGTCTCCATATCGAACCGACCGTCCCGGAGGGACCTGACATAGACCACAACCCAGACGACGAC
This window encodes:
- a CDS encoding FxsA family protein yields the protein MGARLFLLFLIVPALELALLLQIGRWIGLWPTIGLIFTTALAGSYLARREGLATWRAFQQRLAQGQLPGREIIDGVLILLAGALLITPGVLTDLLGLFGLLPLTRTRIRRYLVHRLQQALYQRATFYISFSGFTPPDNAPPMPPRWSGQPRVRPHYLEDNEP
- a CDS encoding thioredoxin family protein, giving the protein MWWPELKQRLCEGLTYEAYIAAWEQALRQPLAGLDARARRYLYYRRYNYERARRVTDAYRMSERLAQVLGAIDRPQCWMVLTEDWCGDSAYSLPIIAEASRRNALIQLRILRRDENLDIMDLYLTRGARSIPKLVAFAEEGTELFTWGPRPAEAQALRDRLRAEGMDARALSQALIDWYEAGGWQQVDTELAERLETALATQGSLSSR
- a CDS encoding CHRD domain-containing protein — protein: MRMCYTLGTWLLLLATPVHAQTFFSAILTPEQATGTVTSDGYGTAALALTDEGLQFVITVDGLTGPIQAAHFHQAPAGQDGPVVRTLTFNGNTASGVWRPTDAEPLTDELITALLLGHLYINIHTAQYPAGEIRGQVRLSSGTALHADLTPDQETDNVTSAARGTASLTLTGAGLAYQVSVEGLTGPIQAAHFHYGAAGVSGPVVHGITFSNNTAAGVWTDLPDSLIVALLLGRLYLNIHTAQYPAGEIRGQVYPSSGVGAVVSLDPMQETGTVTSNGRGTAFLALTEAGLVFHITVSGLTGPIQAAHFHQAPAGQDGPVVRTLTFDGNTASGVWRPTDAEPLTDELIRELLAGNIYLNIHTAQYPAGEIRGQIRPGQLVLTAVKSLTGELPATLTLAPNYPNPFRDRTTITFALPQATRATLTVYNLLGQRVATLVDGLLPAGHYQVVFDAADLPAGLYQYRLETPHGSLSRTFMHLR